In bacterium, a genomic segment contains:
- a CDS encoding VOC family protein yields the protein LSKNGVSFNSPPMGGDGGRWAYGRDPFGNILELLEHATEGPTSLRFDA from the coding sequence CCTCAGCAAGAACGGCGTTTCGTTCAATTCCCCGCCGATGGGCGGCGACGGCGGCCGTTGGGCCTATGGCCGCGATCCCTTCGGAAACATCCTGGAACTCCTCGAGCACGCAACGGAAGGCCCTACGTCGCTGCGGTTCGACGCCTGA